A window of the Phycicoccus sp. M110.8 genome harbors these coding sequences:
- a CDS encoding DUF3263 domain-containing protein: MNAAHEQDHASPATELSERDREIIAFERQWWKYAGAKEQAIRDLFDMSATRYYQVLNSLIDSPAALEADPMLIKRLRRLRASRQRARSARRLGIQL, encoded by the coding sequence GTGAACGCGGCACACGAGCAGGACCACGCAAGCCCAGCCACGGAGCTGAGCGAGCGCGACCGCGAGATCATCGCCTTCGAGCGCCAGTGGTGGAAGTACGCCGGGGCCAAGGAGCAGGCCATCCGCGACCTGTTCGACATGAGCGCCACCCGCTACTACCAGGTGCTCAACAGCCTCATCGACTCCCCGGCGGCGCTCGAGGCCGACCCGATGCTCATCAAGCGGCTGCGCCGACTGCGCGCGTCGCGCCAGCGCGCACGCAGCGCCCGGCGGCTCGGCATCCAGCTGTAG
- the groL gene encoding chaperonin GroEL (60 kDa chaperone family; promotes refolding of misfolded polypeptides especially under stressful conditions; forms two stacked rings of heptamers to form a barrel-shaped 14mer; ends can be capped by GroES; misfolded proteins enter the barrel where they are refolded when GroES binds): MAKIIAFDEEARRGLERGMNTLADAVRVTLGPKGRNVVLEKKWGAPTITNDGVSIAKEIELDDPYEKIGAELVKEVAKKTDDVAGDGTTTATVLAQALVKEGLRNVAAGANPMALKRGIEKATEAVSGQLLEMAKDVETKEQIASTASISAADPQIGEMIAEAMDKVGKEGVITVEESNTFGLELELTEGMRFDKGYISHYFVTDTERMEAVLEDPYVLVVNSKISGIKDLLPLLEKVMQSGKPLLIISEDVEGEALSTLVVNKIRGTFKSVAVKAPGFGDRRKAMLADIAILTGGQVISEEVGLKLDTAELDLLGRARKVVVTKDETTIVEGAGDADQIQGRVNQIRAEIEKSDSDYDREKLQERLAKLAGGVAVIKAGAATEVELKERKHRIEDAVRNAKAAVEEGIVAGGGVALLQAGKAAFEKLELEGDEATGANIVKVAIEAPLKQIAINAGLEGGVVAEKVSNLPAGHGLNAATGEYVDLVAAGIIDPAKVTRSALQNAASIAALFLTTEAVIADKPEKAAPMAPGGDEMGGMGF, translated from the coding sequence ATGGCCAAGATCATCGCCTTCGATGAAGAGGCTCGTCGCGGGCTCGAGCGGGGCATGAACACCCTCGCCGACGCCGTCCGCGTCACCCTCGGCCCGAAGGGCCGCAACGTCGTGCTCGAGAAGAAGTGGGGCGCCCCCACGATCACCAACGATGGTGTGTCCATCGCCAAGGAGATCGAGCTCGACGACCCGTACGAGAAGATCGGTGCCGAGCTCGTCAAGGAGGTCGCGAAGAAGACCGACGACGTCGCGGGCGACGGCACCACCACCGCCACCGTGCTGGCCCAGGCCCTCGTCAAGGAGGGTCTGCGCAATGTCGCGGCCGGCGCCAACCCGATGGCCCTCAAGCGCGGCATCGAGAAGGCCACCGAGGCCGTCTCCGGCCAGCTGCTCGAGATGGCCAAGGACGTCGAGACCAAGGAGCAGATCGCCTCCACCGCCTCGATCTCCGCCGCTGACCCCCAGATCGGCGAGATGATCGCCGAGGCCATGGACAAGGTCGGCAAGGAAGGCGTCATCACCGTCGAGGAGAGCAACACCTTCGGCCTCGAGCTCGAGCTCACCGAGGGCATGCGCTTCGACAAGGGCTACATCAGCCACTACTTCGTGACCGACACCGAGCGCATGGAGGCCGTGCTCGAGGACCCCTACGTCCTCGTCGTGAACTCCAAGATCTCGGGCATCAAGGACCTGCTCCCGCTGCTCGAGAAGGTCATGCAGTCCGGCAAGCCGCTGCTGATCATCTCCGAGGACGTCGAGGGCGAGGCCCTGTCGACCCTGGTGGTCAACAAGATCCGTGGCACCTTCAAGTCCGTCGCCGTCAAGGCCCCGGGCTTCGGTGACCGCCGCAAGGCCATGCTCGCCGACATCGCCATCCTCACCGGTGGCCAGGTCATCTCCGAGGAGGTCGGCCTCAAGCTCGACACCGCGGAGCTCGACCTGCTCGGTCGTGCGCGCAAGGTCGTCGTCACCAAGGACGAGACCACGATCGTCGAGGGTGCGGGCGACGCCGACCAGATCCAGGGTCGCGTCAACCAGATCCGCGCCGAGATCGAGAAGTCGGACAGCGACTACGACCGCGAGAAGCTGCAGGAGCGCCTGGCCAAGCTGGCCGGCGGTGTCGCAGTCATCAAGGCCGGCGCCGCGACCGAGGTCGAGCTCAAGGAGCGCAAGCACCGCATCGAGGACGCCGTGCGCAACGCCAAGGCTGCCGTCGAGGAGGGCATCGTCGCCGGTGGTGGCGTGGCCCTGCTCCAGGCGGGCAAGGCCGCGTTCGAGAAGCTCGAGCTCGAGGGTGACGAGGCCACCGGGGCGAACATCGTCAAGGTCGCCATCGAGGCCCCGCTCAAGCAGATCGCGATCAACGCCGGTCTCGAGGGCGGCGTCGTCGCGGAGAAGGTCTCGAACCTTCCCGCCGGCCACGGCCTCAACGCCGCCACGGGCGAGTACGTCGACCTCGTGGCCGCGGGCATCATCGACCCGGCCAAGGTGACGCGCTCCGCGCTGCAGAACGCCGCGTCGATCGCCGCGCTGTTCCTCACCACCGAGGCCGTCATCGCCGACAAGCCCGAGAAGGCTGCGCCGATGGCTCCGGGTGGCGACGAGATGGGTGGCATGGGTTTCTGA
- a CDS encoding pyridoxal phosphate-dependent decarboxylase family protein yields MHGYSDKQLEDLGDAILAYSADRLKLEPVPLDGPRTLAELDAKAGQTITSDGIGGLAALKLFEEDLAPACISTDHPRYLSFIPCAPTEASAMFDLVVGASSIYGGSWLEGAGAVYAENQALRWIADLVGLPPEAGGVFVPGGTIGNLSALVAARHTARMDAAQQGRTGAGGRPWRVAATHGAHSSIQSACDVMDAELVGVEVNADGRLTGEALRAQLVEHGPETFFAVVATAGTTNFGIVDDLASVSAVCREFGIWFHVDGAYGGAGLAAPSVRHLYEGIEHCDSFIVDPHKWLFAPFDCCALLYRRPALARAAHTQHASYLDVLTAAPDWNPTDYSVGLTRRARGLPFWFSLATHGTDAYRDAVERTLEVTRFAAQEIGRRDYVEVVREPDLSVVVLRRIGWTAAQYQEWSDRLLAEEFAFVVPTSHLGETLTRFAIVNPRTSEEDIAAILDTMA; encoded by the coding sequence GTGCACGGCTACAGCGACAAGCAGCTCGAGGACCTCGGCGACGCGATCCTCGCCTACTCGGCGGACCGCCTCAAGCTCGAACCGGTTCCGCTCGACGGGCCGCGGACCCTGGCGGAGCTCGACGCGAAGGCCGGCCAGACGATCACCAGCGACGGCATCGGCGGGCTCGCGGCCCTGAAGCTGTTCGAGGAGGACCTCGCCCCGGCGTGCATCTCCACCGACCACCCGCGCTACCTCTCCTTCATCCCGTGCGCCCCGACCGAGGCGTCCGCGATGTTCGACCTCGTCGTCGGCGCGTCGTCGATCTACGGCGGCTCGTGGCTCGAGGGCGCCGGCGCCGTGTATGCCGAGAACCAGGCCCTGCGCTGGATCGCCGACCTCGTGGGGCTGCCGCCGGAGGCCGGTGGCGTCTTCGTGCCCGGCGGCACCATCGGCAACCTGTCGGCGCTCGTCGCCGCGCGGCACACCGCGCGGATGGATGCCGCCCAGCAGGGGCGGACCGGGGCCGGCGGGCGGCCGTGGCGCGTCGCGGCCACGCACGGCGCCCACTCCTCGATCCAGTCGGCCTGCGACGTCATGGACGCCGAGCTCGTCGGCGTGGAGGTGAACGCCGACGGCCGGCTGACCGGTGAGGCCCTGCGCGCGCAGCTCGTCGAGCACGGCCCGGAGACGTTCTTCGCCGTCGTGGCGACCGCGGGGACGACCAACTTCGGGATCGTCGACGACCTCGCCTCCGTCTCGGCCGTGTGCCGCGAGTTCGGCATCTGGTTCCACGTCGACGGTGCCTACGGCGGCGCCGGGCTCGCGGCGCCCTCGGTGCGCCACCTCTACGAGGGCATCGAGCACTGCGACTCGTTCATCGTCGACCCGCACAAGTGGCTCTTCGCGCCGTTCGACTGCTGTGCGCTGCTCTACCGCCGGCCCGCCCTGGCGCGCGCCGCGCACACCCAGCACGCGTCGTACCTCGACGTGCTGACGGCGGCGCCGGACTGGAACCCGACGGACTACTCGGTCGGGCTGACCCGCCGGGCACGTGGCCTGCCGTTCTGGTTCAGCCTCGCGACCCACGGCACCGACGCGTACCGCGACGCCGTCGAGCGGACGCTGGAGGTGACCCGGTTCGCGGCGCAGGAGATCGGGCGGCGCGACTACGTCGAGGTCGTGCGCGAGCCGGACCTGTCGGTCGTCGTGCTGCGACGGATCGGCTGGACCGCGGCGCAGTACCAGGAGTGGTCGGACCGGCTGCTCGCAGAGGAGTTCGCCTTCGTCGTGCCGACCTCGCACCTGGGCGAGACGCTCACCCGGTTCGCGATCGTGAACCCCAGGACGTCCGAGGAGGACATCGCGGCCATCCTCGACACCATGGCCTGA
- a CDS encoding phage tail protein: protein MAAPTDPFDGSDFTVDLGTGEEVRFSRVDLPVAHVDEVAYRSGADRSNEARMQPGRAGYSRLVLTRGLTTDLSLWTWWKSARDGDPHVDRDVRVRLLDATRAPVLAWRFRNAFPAAYRVSPLVAGSGEVVLETVELVFDSMEVEAT, encoded by the coding sequence ATGGCCGCTCCCACGGACCCCTTCGACGGCTCGGACTTCACCGTGGACCTCGGCACGGGCGAGGAGGTCCGATTCTCACGGGTGGACCTCCCGGTCGCGCACGTCGACGAGGTCGCGTACCGCTCGGGCGCCGACCGGAGCAACGAGGCGCGCATGCAGCCGGGCCGCGCGGGCTACTCGCGGCTGGTGCTCACGCGGGGCCTCACGACCGACCTGTCGCTCTGGACGTGGTGGAAGTCCGCCCGTGACGGCGACCCGCACGTGGACCGCGACGTCCGCGTCCGGCTGCTGGACGCGACCCGTGCGCCGGTCCTGGCCTGGCGGTTCCGCAACGCGTTCCCCGCGGCATACCGCGTCTCCCCGCTGGTGGCGGGATCGGGCGAGGTGGTCCTCGAGACGGTGGAGCTGGTCTTCGACTCCATGGAGGTCGAGGCCACCTGA
- a CDS encoding VOC family protein, whose translation MSDPAPDAAAGLRIGSIVLNVSDVPAAMAFWAPALGYHPKYAPEPDWVILTGPGEGPNLSLNAGGTRPDEVPHVHLDLYALDQSAEVDRLVGLGARLVEDWPYPQDEDYDFVVLEDPDGNRFCVIDASGD comes from the coding sequence GTGAGCGACCCTGCGCCCGACGCCGCGGCAGGCCTGCGGATCGGCTCGATCGTGCTCAACGTGTCGGACGTGCCCGCGGCGATGGCCTTCTGGGCCCCGGCTCTCGGCTACCACCCCAAGTACGCGCCCGAGCCGGACTGGGTCATCCTGACCGGCCCCGGCGAGGGTCCGAACCTGTCCCTCAACGCCGGCGGCACGCGGCCCGACGAGGTCCCGCACGTGCACCTCGACCTCTACGCCCTCGACCAGTCCGCCGAGGTCGACCGGCTCGTCGGCCTCGGCGCCCGCCTGGTGGAGGACTGGCCCTACCCGCAGGACGAGGACTACGACTTCGTCGTCCTGGAGGACCCCGACGGCAACCGGTTCTGCGTCATCGACGCGAGCGGTGACTGA
- a CDS encoding endonuclease domain-containing protein: MESRARLHFGRAGLPEPELNAEVFAEDGNFVARADFLWRDARVIVEYEGDHHRTDRRQWQSDIQRTRLLESLGWRVLRITAADLRGSALTRLLAELAALLG; encoded by the coding sequence ATGGAGTCCCGGGCGAGGCTGCACTTCGGCCGGGCGGGGCTCCCCGAGCCGGAGCTGAACGCCGAGGTCTTTGCCGAGGACGGGAACTTCGTGGCACGGGCCGACTTCCTGTGGCGTGACGCCCGCGTCATCGTCGAGTACGAGGGAGATCACCACCGGACGGATCGGCGCCAGTGGCAGAGCGACATCCAACGCACTCGGCTCCTCGAGTCGCTCGGCTGGCGCGTGCTGCGCATCACGGCAGCCGACCTGCGCGGCTCGGCCCTGACCCGTCTCCTCGCCGAGCTCGCGGCCCTGCTCGGGTAG
- a CDS encoding P1 family peptidase, whose amino-acid sequence MRPGPTNTLTDVPGFRVGHSTRTGDGWLTGTTVVLSPDGGAVGGVDVRGGAPGTRETDLLDPRNLVDRVDAVVLTGGSAFGLAAADGVMRRLYAAGRGWPMGAPGQVVPIVPAAVLFDLGRGGDFAAVPTAEDGVAAYDEATAGPVRLGCVGAGTGARLGGLKGGIGSASAVLDDGTTVAALVAVNALGDAVDPVTGELHASRWALADEFAGLVTPAPQDVAAARDRAATAYAERPIRPGTATTIGVIATDAALTKAQCQKVSGLGHDGLARAVHPVHTLLDGDTLFTLASGARPAPDLVGLHALMVAAGDCVTRAVGRAVLAATTTTTAEGELRSYRDAFPSAFPGT is encoded by the coding sequence ATGCGGCCGGGGCCGACCAACACCCTCACGGACGTGCCCGGCTTCCGGGTCGGGCACTCCACGCGCACCGGCGACGGCTGGCTCACCGGCACCACGGTCGTGCTGTCGCCGGACGGCGGCGCGGTCGGCGGTGTCGACGTCCGCGGCGGGGCGCCCGGCACGCGCGAGACCGACCTGCTCGACCCGCGCAACCTCGTCGACCGGGTCGACGCCGTCGTGCTCACCGGCGGCAGCGCGTTCGGCCTCGCCGCCGCCGACGGGGTGATGCGCCGGCTGTATGCCGCGGGCCGCGGCTGGCCAATGGGCGCACCCGGGCAGGTGGTCCCGATCGTCCCGGCGGCCGTGCTCTTCGACCTCGGCCGTGGCGGCGACTTCGCCGCGGTGCCCACTGCCGAGGACGGCGTCGCGGCGTACGACGAGGCGACTGCCGGACCCGTCCGGCTCGGGTGCGTCGGCGCCGGGACGGGGGCGAGGCTCGGCGGTCTCAAGGGCGGCATCGGCTCGGCGAGTGCCGTGCTCGACGACGGCACGACGGTGGCGGCGCTGGTCGCGGTCAACGCCCTCGGAGACGCCGTCGACCCTGTGACGGGCGAGCTGCACGCCTCCCGGTGGGCGCTCGCCGACGAGTTCGCCGGGCTGGTCACCCCCGCGCCGCAGGACGTGGCGGCGGCGCGGGACCGGGCGGCCACGGCATACGCGGAACGCCCGATCCGCCCGGGCACGGCGACCACGATCGGCGTCATCGCCACGGACGCCGCGCTGACCAAGGCCCAGTGCCAGAAGGTGAGCGGGCTGGGTCATGACGGCCTCGCGCGGGCCGTCCACCCCGTGCACACGCTGCTCGACGGCGACACCCTCTTCACGCTCGCGTCCGGCGCCCGGCCCGCCCCTGACCTCGTCGGCCTGCACGCGCTCATGGTCGCGGCCGGTGACTGCGTGACGCGGGCAGTCGGGCGCGCCGTACTGGCCGCGACGACCACGACGACCGCCGAGGGGGAGCTGCGGTCCTACCGGGACGCGTTCCCGTCAGCCTTCCCCGGGACCTGA
- a CDS encoding GNAT family N-acetyltransferase produces the protein MGEVRIRTAGADDALVVAALALQCAIHRGGTGEPGFLDRYARAWLADLRRLPVWVAEAGEDHAGFLQARVVEPLPVPHATPSPDLHVETFFVRPSHRGIGVGEQLLTEAARWARDGGFASVRMTAGIHTRPMVERVGFAADQAAYRMELQ, from the coding sequence GTGGGTGAGGTGCGGATCCGCACGGCAGGGGCCGACGACGCGCTCGTCGTCGCCGCCCTCGCGCTGCAGTGCGCCATACACCGGGGCGGGACGGGGGAGCCGGGCTTCCTCGACCGGTATGCGCGGGCTTGGCTCGCCGACCTGCGCAGACTTCCCGTCTGGGTCGCCGAGGCGGGCGAGGACCACGCAGGTTTCCTCCAGGCGCGCGTGGTCGAGCCCCTGCCCGTGCCCCACGCGACACCCTCGCCGGACCTGCACGTCGAGACCTTCTTCGTCCGCCCGTCCCACCGCGGCATCGGCGTGGGGGAGCAGCTGCTGACCGAGGCGGCGCGGTGGGCCCGGGACGGCGGCTTCGCCAGTGTCCGGATGACCGCCGGGATCCACACCCGCCCGATGGTGGAGCGCGTCGGCTTCGCCGCGGACCAGGCCGCCTACCGGATGGAGCTGCAGTGA
- a CDS encoding HAD-IA family hydrolase — translation MTPRWPVVLFDFDGTLADTIPLIVASYHHAIGTLGEVADEAEVLSWIGRPLQPVLEERYPGRGAELTAVYRRWNLAHHDDLIRDVQGMPELLAELHDRGARTGVVSSKKAETVRLGLRAVGLDEVIDVVAGQDETDHHKPHPAPLLYAAERLEVSVTECVYVGDATVDVQAARAAGMGAVAVTWGAGDEAALAAVGPDAVVADVAGLRGALLAPVGGRGVVGR, via the coding sequence GTGACTCCGCGCTGGCCCGTCGTCCTCTTCGACTTCGACGGCACCCTGGCCGACACCATCCCCCTCATCGTGGCGAGCTACCACCACGCGATCGGGACGCTCGGCGAGGTCGCCGACGAGGCCGAGGTCCTGTCGTGGATCGGGCGCCCGCTGCAGCCGGTGCTCGAGGAGCGCTACCCGGGCCGCGGCGCCGAGCTCACCGCCGTCTACCGCCGCTGGAACCTCGCCCACCACGACGACCTCATCCGCGACGTCCAGGGCATGCCGGAGCTGCTGGCCGAGCTGCACGACCGCGGCGCCCGCACCGGCGTCGTCTCCTCCAAGAAGGCCGAGACCGTGCGGCTCGGGCTGCGGGCCGTGGGCCTCGACGAGGTCATCGACGTGGTGGCCGGCCAGGACGAGACCGACCACCACAAGCCGCACCCCGCGCCGCTGCTGTATGCCGCGGAGCGCCTCGAGGTGTCCGTGACCGAGTGCGTCTACGTCGGCGACGCGACGGTCGACGTGCAGGCCGCCCGGGCTGCGGGGATGGGTGCCGTCGCGGTCACCTGGGGAGCCGGTGACGAGGCCGCGCTCGCGGCCGTGGGGCCGGACGCGGTCGTGGCGGACGTCGCGGGCCTGAGGGGAGCGCTGCTGGCGCCGGTCGGCGGTCGGGGCGTCGTCGGGCGGTAG
- a CDS encoding alpha-mannosidase, with protein sequence MHDDRQLIEGRLARMLGRIAEAVWSEPEPVELACWEAPGEPVPVAEGLAAAYEPAQVGQRWGAPWGTTWWRVRGTVPERHAGRVVDLRLDLGFNPDWTGFHAEGLVHRADGTPVKGLNPRTQWVRVADEATGGEQVELFVESASNPMLLGGPGFAFQPNPLGDPETAGDELLYRVARAELAVFEQEVWELQQDLEVLGQLAAELPLEDARRWELLRALDRALDLVDVADIAGTAPAARAELAAAFTAPARASAHRISAVGHAHIDSAWLWPVRETVRKVARTCANVVDLMDSHPDFVYAMSSAQQFAWLKEHRPAVWERVVERVREGRFVPVGGMWVESDTNMPGGEALVRQLNHGKRFFLDELGVETREVWLPDSFGYTAAMPQLVALSGSQWFLTQKISWNTTNRFPHHTFRWEGLDGTRVFTHFPPVDTYNSEISGAELAHAARNFADKGAATRSLVPFGWGDGGGGPTREMLARAARLRDLDGSPRVEVERPDAFFAAAEAEYPDAPIWVGELYLEFHRGTYTSQARTKRGNRRSEHLLREAELWAATAAVRTGSAYPREDLDRIWKVVLLNQFHDILPGSSIAWVHRQAVEAYAAVAAELEGIIARAQSALAGEGDVEVAFNAAPHDRAGVPALGVAPVEPSGDDVEGRSAVDVRADGEGWVLDNGLVTARLDARGLLVSVVDAATGREALAPGSAGNLLQIHPDTPNKWDAWDVDAFYRNAVRDLDDAESVEAVAGGVRVVRRFGSSTVTQLVTLPVGEPRVDVDTEVDWREREQILKAGFDLDVATERATSEVQFGHVHRPTHANTSWDAAKFETCAHRWVHVGEPGYGAAVVNDSTYGHDVTRREREGGGTSTCVRLSLLRAPQSPDPHADLGVHRMRYALVPGAGIADAVREGYRVNLPLRVLRGSGEPVEPLVAVDGDGVLVEAVKLADDGSGDVVVRLYEALGRRCAVRVRATFEHSGACAVDLLERPMPTDGVVDDGPDGGVSLALRPFQVVTLRLARG encoded by the coding sequence ATGCACGACGACCGGCAGCTGATCGAGGGTCGGCTGGCCCGCATGCTCGGGCGGATCGCGGAGGCGGTGTGGTCCGAGCCGGAGCCCGTGGAGCTCGCGTGCTGGGAGGCGCCGGGGGAGCCGGTGCCGGTGGCGGAGGGGCTGGCCGCGGCATACGAGCCGGCGCAGGTGGGACAGCGCTGGGGCGCGCCGTGGGGCACGACCTGGTGGCGCGTCCGCGGGACGGTCCCCGAGCGGCACGCCGGGCGCGTGGTCGACCTGCGGCTGGACCTCGGCTTCAACCCGGACTGGACGGGCTTCCACGCAGAGGGCCTCGTCCACCGCGCCGACGGCACCCCGGTGAAGGGCCTGAACCCGCGGACGCAGTGGGTGCGGGTGGCCGACGAGGCGACCGGCGGCGAGCAGGTCGAGCTCTTCGTCGAGTCGGCGTCGAACCCGATGCTGCTGGGCGGTCCCGGCTTCGCGTTCCAGCCGAACCCGCTCGGCGACCCCGAGACGGCCGGCGACGAGCTGCTCTACCGGGTCGCGCGCGCCGAACTCGCCGTCTTCGAGCAGGAGGTCTGGGAGCTGCAGCAGGACCTCGAGGTGCTGGGCCAGCTCGCGGCGGAGCTGCCGCTCGAGGATGCCCGCCGCTGGGAGCTGCTGCGGGCGCTCGACCGGGCGCTGGACCTGGTCGACGTCGCCGACATCGCGGGGACGGCGCCCGCCGCTCGCGCCGAGCTGGCCGCCGCCTTCACCGCGCCTGCTCGCGCGAGCGCCCACCGCATCTCGGCGGTGGGGCACGCCCACATCGACTCCGCCTGGCTGTGGCCGGTGCGCGAGACCGTCCGCAAGGTCGCCCGCACCTGCGCCAACGTCGTCGACCTCATGGACAGCCACCCCGACTTCGTCTACGCGATGTCGTCCGCGCAGCAGTTCGCGTGGCTCAAGGAGCACCGGCCGGCGGTGTGGGAGCGCGTGGTGGAGCGGGTGCGCGAGGGCCGGTTCGTGCCGGTCGGCGGCATGTGGGTGGAGTCCGACACGAACATGCCGGGCGGCGAGGCGCTGGTGCGCCAGCTCAACCACGGCAAGCGGTTCTTCCTCGACGAGCTCGGGGTCGAGACGCGCGAGGTGTGGCTGCCGGACTCGTTCGGCTACACGGCCGCCATGCCGCAGCTGGTCGCGCTGTCGGGCTCGCAGTGGTTCCTCACCCAGAAGATCTCGTGGAACACCACGAACCGGTTCCCGCACCACACGTTCCGCTGGGAGGGCCTCGACGGTACGAGGGTCTTCACGCACTTCCCGCCGGTCGACACCTACAACTCGGAGATCTCCGGGGCCGAGCTGGCCCACGCAGCAAGGAACTTCGCCGACAAGGGCGCGGCCACGCGGTCGCTGGTGCCGTTCGGGTGGGGCGACGGCGGCGGCGGCCCGACCCGGGAGATGCTCGCCCGCGCGGCGCGCCTGCGAGACCTCGACGGCTCGCCGCGGGTCGAGGTCGAGCGACCGGACGCGTTCTTCGCGGCGGCCGAGGCGGAGTACCCCGACGCCCCCATCTGGGTCGGCGAGCTGTACCTGGAGTTCCACCGCGGCACGTACACCTCGCAGGCGCGCACCAAGCGGGGCAACCGACGCAGCGAGCACCTCCTGCGCGAGGCCGAGCTGTGGGCGGCCACGGCCGCGGTCCGCACCGGCTCGGCATACCCGCGCGAGGACCTGGACCGGATCTGGAAGGTGGTGCTGCTCAACCAGTTCCACGACATCCTGCCCGGCTCCTCGATCGCGTGGGTGCACCGCCAGGCCGTCGAGGCGTATGCCGCGGTGGCGGCCGAGCTCGAGGGGATCATCGCCCGCGCGCAATCGGCCCTGGCGGGAGAGGGCGACGTGGAGGTGGCGTTCAACGCCGCGCCGCACGACCGGGCGGGGGTGCCTGCGCTGGGGGTCGCGCCGGTGGAGCCGTCCGGTGACGACGTCGAGGGGCGATCGGCTGTCGACGTGCGCGCCGACGGCGAGGGGTGGGTGCTCGACAACGGGCTCGTCACGGCCAGGCTCGACGCCCGCGGCCTGCTCGTGTCGGTCGTCGACGCAGCGACCGGTCGCGAGGCCCTGGCACCGGGCTCGGCCGGCAACCTGCTGCAGATCCACCCGGACACCCCGAACAAGTGGGACGCCTGGGACGTGGACGCCTTCTACCGCAACGCGGTCCGCGACCTCGACGATGCCGAGTCGGTCGAAGCGGTCGCCGGTGGCGTGCGTGTGGTGCGCCGGTTCGGGTCGTCGACGGTGACCCAGCTCGTCACCCTGCCGGTCGGCGAGCCGCGCGTCGACGTCGACACCGAGGTGGACTGGCGCGAGCGCGAGCAGATCCTCAAGGCGGGGTTCGACCTCGACGTCGCGACCGAGCGGGCGACGTCGGAGGTGCAGTTCGGGCACGTGCACCGGCCGACCCACGCCAACACGTCCTGGGACGCCGCCAAGTTCGAGACCTGCGCCCACCGCTGGGTCCACGTGGGCGAGCCCGGGTACGGCGCGGCCGTCGTCAACGACTCGACCTACGGGCACGACGTGACCCGGCGCGAGCGCGAGGGTGGCGGGACGAGCACCTGCGTCCGGCTGTCGCTGCTGCGTGCGCCGCAGAGCCCCGACCCGCACGCCGACCTCGGCGTGCACCGCATGCGGTACGCCCTCGTGCCCGGTGCCGGGATCGCGGACGCGGTCCGGGAGGGCTACCGGGTCAACCTGCCGCTGCGGGTCCTGCGCGGCAGCGGGGAGCCGGTCGAGCCGCTGGTGGCCGTCGACGGTGACGGCGTGCTGGTCGAGGCCGTCAAGCTGGCCGACGACGGGTCCGGCGACGTGGTCGTGCGGCTGTACGAGGCGCTCGGGCGGCGGTGCGCGGTCCGGGTGCGTGCGACGTTCGAGCACTCCGGGGCGTGTGCCGTGGACCTGCTCGAGCGACCGATGCCCACCGACGGCGTCGTCGACGACGGCCCGGACGGGGGTGTCTCGCTGGCGCTGCGCCCCTTCCAGGTCGTCACCCTCCGCTTAGCCCGCGGCTGA